A single Panthera uncia isolate 11264 chromosome E2 unlocalized genomic scaffold, Puncia_PCG_1.0 HiC_scaffold_19, whole genome shotgun sequence DNA region contains:
- the CD22 gene encoding B-cell receptor CD22 isoform X1: MHLLGPSFLLLGKDCGLGLGSGSLWELEEEESSGAKKYLAFSDSSQWKFEHPHTLYTWDGACVWIPCDYKIPGSRQMLENLTLYHNYHYDETRKDFSGTILYDTAKAGKTLPHRERVQFLGDKKSNCTIHIHPVSVNDSGCLGLRVTTKNDKWMEKIDLNVSETPLSPHIQLPPEIQESQEVTLTCSLNFSCPGYQIQLKWSLEEPAVTSTLLTTKIVSTQSKLTFWPQWTHHGKNLSCQLWDPRAERILSEESVGLDVKHAPKLKIEATPREAIVTEGKSVTMTCQVLSSNPGYQKIAWLKDGTLLREQETLTLTLSTVTKEMSGKYQCQASNEIGSGQSEEVDLQVYYAPESSRVEILPSPAKEGNKVQMTCVSPANPPPTNYTWYHDKKKVLGQTSKTFQIPAVLLGHAGYYSCLAENSLGTGQVGQEAELDVQYPPKEVTAVIQNPTPIREGDSVTLSCNYNSSNPEVSRYEWNFQGSWKKLLREVLIIEKVSWDARPISCAACNQWCSWAPSVSLDVLYAPRDVRVQQISPPSDIHSGHRVLLGCNFSSSRPRDVRFFWQKNGIFLKEGRDLTFDAISPEDAGNYNCLVNNSVGQTVSEPRVLQVLYAPRRLRVSIGPKDKVMEGKKAVLTCEGDANPPIFQYSWFDWKNQNLQHYDQMLRLDPVKVQHSGAYRCQAINRLGMGQSTPSTLTVYYSPETIGRRVAVGVGFCLAALLLAFWGVKLQKSWKKIRSQQGLQENSSGQSFFVRNKKVRRAPLSEDPHSLGCYNPVMEDAISYATLRFPVGDADAPITGDAGTPETEGPSPNRDDTVTYSVVQKHRVGDYENVVPESPEDEGIHYSELVRLGIGERPLAQEMVEYVTLKH; this comes from the exons ATGCATCTCCTCGGCCCCTCGTTCCTGCTCCTTGGTAAGGACTGTGGCCTAGGCTTGGGTTCTGGGAGTCTGTGGGAGCTAGAGGAGGAGGAAAGCTCTGGAGCAAAGA AATACTTGGCCTTCTCTGACTCATCTCAATGGAAGTTTGAGCACCCCCACACCCTCTACACCTGGGATGGGGCCTGCGTCTGGATTCCCTGTGACTACAAAATTCCAGGGAGTAGACAAATGCTAGAAAACCTGACCCTGTACCACAACTATCACTATGACGAGACCCGCAAGGACTTCAGTGGGACCATCCTGTACGATACCGCGAAGGCTGGGAAGACTCTGCCTCACCGGGAGAGGGTTCAATTCCTGGGAGACAAAAAGTCCAACTGTACCATACACATCCACCCTGTGTCCGTCAATGACAGTGGCTGTCTTGGGCTGAGAGTGACAACGAAGAATGACAAATGGATGGAGAAAATAGACCTCAACGTCTCTG AGACGCCTCTCTCACCTCACATCCAGCTCCCTCCAGAAATCCAGGAGTCCCAGGAAGTCACTCTGACCTGCTCGCTGAATTTCTCCTGTCCTGGGTACCAGATCCAGCTGAAGTGGTCCCTGGAGGAGCCTGCTGTCACCTCCACCCTCCTGACCACCAAGATCGTGTCCACACAGAGCAAGCTCACCTTCTGGCCGCAGTGGACTCACCACGGCAAGAATCTTTCCTGCCAGCTCTGGGACCCCCGAGCAGAGCGGATACTCTCCGAGGAAAGCGTGGGGCTGGATGTGAAGC ATGCCCCAAAGTTGAAGATTGAGGCCACCCCCAGAGAAGCCATCGTAACAGAGGGAAAGTCTGTGACCATGACGTGCCAGGTCCTCAGCAGCAACCCCGGCTACCAGAAAATAGCCTGGCTCAAGGATGGGACCCTGCTGAGGGAGCAGGAGACACTCACGCTGACTCTGTCCACTGTGACCAAGGAGATGAGTGGAAAGTACCAGTGTCAGGCCTCCAATGAAATAGGCTCAGGACAGTCAGAAGAAGTGGACCTTCAAGTATATT ATGCTCCGGAATCTTCCAGGGTTGAGATCTTGCCCTCACCAGCTAAGGAGGGAAATAAAGTACAGATGACTTGTGTGTCACCGGCCAACCCTCCTCCAACAAATTACACCTGGTATCACGATAAGAAAAAAGTACTCGGACAGACAAGCAAGACCTTCCAGATCCCAGCGGTCCTCCTCGGGCACGCTGGGTATTATTCCTGCTTGGCCGAAAACAGCCTTGGTACTGGACAAGTTGGCCAGGAAGCTGAGTTAGATGTCCAGT ATCCTCCCAAGGAGGTAACCGCAGTGATTCAAAACCCCACACCGATTCGAGAAGGAGACAGTGTGACCCTGTCCTGTAACTACAATTCCAGTAATCCCGAAGTTAGCCGATACGAATGGAACTTCCAAGGCTCCTGGAAAAAACTATTACGCGAGGTGCTGATAATTGAGAAAGTTTCCTGGGACGCCAGACCAATCTCCTGTGCGGCCTGCAACCAGTGGTGTTCGTGGGCTCCCTCTGTCAGCCTGGATGTCCTGT ATGCCCCAAGAGATGTCAGGGTCCAGCAGATCAGCCCCCCTTCTGACATTCACTCCGGGCACCGAGTCCTCCTTGGATGTAACTTCTCGAGTAGCCGCCCCAGAGACGTCCGCTTCTTCTGGCAGAAAAATGGAATCTTTCTGAAGGAGGGAAGAGACCTGACCTTTGACGCCATCTCTCCAGAAGACGCCGGCAACTACAACTGCTTGGTCAACAACTCCGTAGGACAGACCGTGTCTGAGCCCAGGGTCCTCCAAGTGCTGT ATGCACCGAGGAGGCTGCGTGTGTCCATCGGCCCAAAGGACAAAGTGATGGAGGGGAAGAAGGCAGTCCTGACGTGTGAGGGTGACGCCAACCCTCCCATCTTCCAGTATAGCTGGTTTGACTGGAAAAACCAAAACCTCCAGCATTATGATCAGATGCTGAGATTGGATCCCGTGAAGGTCCAGCACTCAGGAGCCTATCGGTGCCAGGCCATCAACCGGCTGGGCATGGGCCAGTCGACCCCCAGCACGCTCACTGTCTACT ACAGCCCAGAGACCATCGGCAGGCGAGTGGCCGTGGGAGTGGGGTTCTGCCTGGCCGCCCTCCTCCTGGCCTTCTGGGGAGTCAAGCTTCAGAAAAG CTGGAAGAAGATACGGAGCCAGCAGGGGCTCCAGGAAAATTCCAGTGGGCAGAGCTTCTTTGTGAGGAATAAAAAG GTTCGAAGGGCCCCGCTCTCCGAAGACCCTCACTCCCTGGGGTGCTACAATCCGGTGATGGAAGATGCCATCAGTTACGCGACTTTGCGCTTTCCTGTCGGTGACGCCGACGCACCAATAACTGG AGATGCGGGGACCCCGGAGACAGAGGGACCTTCCCCAAACCGGGACGACACGGTCACTTACTCCGTGGTGCAGAAGCATCGAGTG GGAGACTATGAGAACGTGGTTCCAGAGAGTCCGGAAGACGAGGGGATACATTACTCCGAGCTCGTTCGTCTTGGGATTGGGGAGCGGCCTCTGGCCCAGGAAATGGTGGAATACGTGACCCTCAAGCACTGA